The DNA segment TCAGTGAAGGAGTATTAGTCATTAACAGGTCTGGGTGTGGCGCACTCAGTTCAGAGGCATTTTGCAAAAGCTTATCGGATCGCCAAGCTCTCTAGCAACGTCCTGCACAATTCTCTCCCGTAATCTTACTGAGATTGCACAGACTGAGATTGCACAGATCGCACAATAGGTTTTTGACTAAATATTAAGATTCAGCTATTTTGCCGATTCCAATTCGGCTCTTTTAGTTTGATGATTTAAGTATTAGTGTTTGCCATCTTCAGTTTTTTCCTATTTGTTAAATTTGCCTGTAGTTATATATACATTCTTTGTTCACTTTACAAAACTTTTATATAAATCGTTGCTTCTTTACAATAAAAATAAATTTATTTTACAAAAAATTAGTAGTTCAAGCATGAATCAAATCGGGATGATTACGGAGGTTTTTTAATGCAATCTTCTAAGCAGAAAGTTTCTCAAGAAACAATAAATTTAAGCGCTGTACCTATCCCAGGAAATTACGCTAAAAAACCTCCTAGAAATCGATTAAAGAAACTCATTAGACGCTTAAATATTAGGCAAAAAATTAGTTATGGATATGCGGTTGCTATCGGAATAGCAGCTTTAGGAACCAGTGCGGGGCTTCTAGTTGGGGAATATTACCAGAGACAGGTAGCAGAGCAACTCGAACACGCCCAGCAAGAAGAATATCTCTTAAGCCACTTGAAAATCGCTGTACTAGAAGCAAGAACCCACCAGCAGCAGTTAATTTCCCAGTTAAAAAAACCAAAAGAGTTTCAAGGCGAAGTCTTCCGCTTATCACACCAAATTAATAAAGTTAAAGAACTCTACTTCCAAGTAAATTTATTGGGGACTCAAGATAAACTTTTTAAGCATTCGGAGAAAGAAAGTGCGGAAATCAAAAAATGGTTGGAAATTTACGGTGGGACTGTAGAAGCTTACAGCCAAAACTTAAACTTAATCTTAAAAAAAATTGAGCAAGCTGGGTTACAGCCAGAAACAGTTCCCAAAAACCAGAATTTATTGTTAAATTTTACCGATACTGAAGAGGCGCTTAAGTTTGATAGTCTCTCGAATGATTTAACAAAATTGATTGAGGTTTCTACTCAGGAAGAGGAAGAAACAGCGATCGCTTTCCAGCAGGTCGAGAAACTACGTATCCAGATTATTGCTGCCAGTATGTTGCTGTCAATGGCGATCGCTACGATAATCGCCCGTTATTCCAGTCGAGCGATCGCCCATCCTCTGGAAACCGCCACCCAAATTGCTCAGCAAGTTACCGAACAAGCAAATTTTACTCTCCAAGCACCCGTAGTCACCGAGGATGAAGTTGGACGCCTGACAACCTCCCTCAATCAGCTGATCCGCAGCGTCGGCACCTACACCCAGGAACTGAAGCAAACCCAAGCACAGCTCGATCGCTTCTTCAACCTTTCATTCGATATGCTTTGTATCGTTGGGTTTGACGGCTATTTTAAGCAGATAAACCCAGCTTTTGAAACAACACTTGGCTACACTGGCGAAGAACTTTTAGCAAAGCCATTGTTGCATTTTATTCATTCTGACGATCGAGCAACCAGCATTGCTAAGGCAAAGAAACTTGCCAATGGGGTGATGGTTAGCTCCTTGATAAACCGCTACTGCTGTAAAGACGGTTCCTATAAATGGTTGGAGTGGACGTGTGTTCCCTTTGCGCCAGAAGGTTTAATCTACGCGGTTGCCCGTGATATTAGCGATCGCATACAAGCCGAAACAGCACGGCAGGAAAGCGAACAGCAATTTCGAGCTTTGGTTGCTAATATTTCAGGTGCCATCTATCGGTGTGGCTGCGATAACGACTGGAAGATGGAGTTTATCAGCGATGCGATCGCAGAAATTTCTGGTTATCCGTCAGGGGACTTTATTCACAATCAAGTTCGCACTTTTGCCAGTATTATCCATCCTGAAGATACCGCGATGGTGGACAGGCTTGTCCAAGAGGCTGTGCAGAAAAAACAGCCTTTTATCATCGAGTATCGAATTATTCGAGCCGATGGAAGCATCCGATGGGTCTATGAGAAAGGTCAGGGTATATTCAATTCCGCTGGGGAGCTTCTGTCTCTAGACGGAGCGATCTTTGATATTAGCGATCGCAAGCAGACAGAAGAGGCGTTGTATTCATCAAACCGGCGAGTCTTCAAGATTCTGGAAAGCATCACGGATGCCTTTTATGCCCTCAACCATCAGTGGGAGTTCACCTATATCAACAAGCAAGCGGAGCTACTTTTACAGAGAACCCGATCGGAACTTCTGGGCACCAATATTTGGGATGTGTTTCCCGAACCAGTTGGGTCAACTTTTTACAATCAATATCACCAGAGTGCTGCTCAACAAATTTCCATCGCGTTTGAAGAATTTTACCCCTCTCTCCATACCTGGTTTGAAGTCCGTGTCTACCCCAGTGAAGAGGGGCTTTCTGTCTACTTCCACGACATCACCGAGCGGAAAGCTGCTGAGAAAGCCCTGGCAGAGCGAGCCAGACTAGCTGCATTTCGTGCTGATGTTGGGTCTGCTCTCACCCAAAGCGACACCTTACCAGGCATCCTGCAACGCTGCGCCTTGGCTGTGGTTAAACACCTGGATGCCGCATTTGCCCGCATTTGGATGCTCAATGCCGAGGAGAACGTACTGGAACTGCAAGCTAGTGCAGGGATATACACTCACCTACACGGCAACCATCACCGCGTGAAAGTCGGACAATTCAAAATCGGTCTGATTGCCCAAGAGCGAAAACCGCACTTAACGAATTCGGTCCTCGACGATCCTCGTGTCAGCGATAAGGATTGGGCGAACCGAGAGGGAATGGTTGCCTTTGCGGGCTATCCCTTAATTGTCGAAGATCAGCTGATTGGGGTGATTGCTATGTTTGCCCGCCATACCTTCAGCGAATCTACTTTCAAAGCGCTAGAATTTGCCGCCGATGAGATTGCGATAGGCATTAAGCGCAAGCAGGCGGAGGAGGCACTGCGCGAAAGTGAAGAGCGATTCCGCTTGTTAGTGGAGGGTGTGAAAGACTATGCAATTTTCATGCTCGATCCTCAGGGAAGGATTGCCAGTTGGAATGCTGGGGCAGAACGCATTAACGGCTATCGAACCGACGAGATTTTGGGACAGCATTTTCACTGCTTTTATACCGCTGAAGATATCGAACTAGGTAAGCCAGAGGAAGAACTGAGGGTAGCGACCACCGCCGGTCGGTTTGAAGACGAAGGCTGGCGCGTTCGCAAGAGCGGATCGCAGTTTTGGGCGAATGCGATCGTCACAGCTTTATGGGATGAGAGTGGACAGCTACGGGGTTTCTCAAAAGTAACCCGCGACATCACCGAGCAAAAACTGGCACAGGAGAAGCTGCAACGAACAACATCGCTACAACAAGCGATTTTAAATAGTTCTAACTACACAATCATTTCTACGACAACAGCGGGTACGATTCTCACTTTTAATGCAGCCGCAGAGCGATCGCTAGGATATGCTGCCTCTGAGGTCGTGGGCAAAATGACGCCTGCGATCATCCATGACCCAGAAGAAGTCGTAAAACGGGCGCAAGAACTATCTCAGGAGCTGGGAGTTCCAATTGATCCTAATTTTGAGGTTTTTGTTGCCAAAGCCCGATTAGGGGGGTCAGACGAGCGAGAATGGTCTTATATTCGCAAAGATGGTAGCCGCTTCCCCGTGCTGCTGTCGATAACGGCTTTGCGCGATGCACAAGGTGAGATTACTGGGTTTCTCGGAATTGGCAATGACATCACCGATCGCAAAGCTGCTGAGCAAGCATTGCGGCAATCGGAA comes from the Coleofasciculus sp. FACHB-1120 genome and includes:
- a CDS encoding PAS domain S-box protein, which encodes MQSSKQKVSQETINLSAVPIPGNYAKKPPRNRLKKLIRRLNIRQKISYGYAVAIGIAALGTSAGLLVGEYYQRQVAEQLEHAQQEEYLLSHLKIAVLEARTHQQQLISQLKKPKEFQGEVFRLSHQINKVKELYFQVNLLGTQDKLFKHSEKESAEIKKWLEIYGGTVEAYSQNLNLILKKIEQAGLQPETVPKNQNLLLNFTDTEEALKFDSLSNDLTKLIEVSTQEEEETAIAFQQVEKLRIQIIAASMLLSMAIATIIARYSSRAIAHPLETATQIAQQVTEQANFTLQAPVVTEDEVGRLTTSLNQLIRSVGTYTQELKQTQAQLDRFFNLSFDMLCIVGFDGYFKQINPAFETTLGYTGEELLAKPLLHFIHSDDRATSIAKAKKLANGVMVSSLINRYCCKDGSYKWLEWTCVPFAPEGLIYAVARDISDRIQAETARQESEQQFRALVANISGAIYRCGCDNDWKMEFISDAIAEISGYPSGDFIHNQVRTFASIIHPEDTAMVDRLVQEAVQKKQPFIIEYRIIRADGSIRWVYEKGQGIFNSAGELLSLDGAIFDISDRKQTEEALYSSNRRVFKILESITDAFYALNHQWEFTYINKQAELLLQRTRSELLGTNIWDVFPEPVGSTFYNQYHQSAAQQISIAFEEFYPSLHTWFEVRVYPSEEGLSVYFHDITERKAAEKALAERARLAAFRADVGSALTQSDTLPGILQRCALAVVKHLDAAFARIWMLNAEENVLELQASAGIYTHLHGNHHRVKVGQFKIGLIAQERKPHLTNSVLDDPRVSDKDWANREGMVAFAGYPLIVEDQLIGVIAMFARHTFSESTFKALEFAADEIAIGIKRKQAEEALRESEERFRLLVEGVKDYAIFMLDPQGRIASWNAGAERINGYRTDEILGQHFHCFYTAEDIELGKPEEELRVATTAGRFEDEGWRVRKSGSQFWANAIVTALWDESGQLRGFSKVTRDITEQKLAQEKLQRTTSLQQAILNSSNYTIISTTTAGTILTFNAAAERSLGYAASEVVGKMTPAIIHDPEEVVKRAQELSQELGVPIDPNFEVFVAKARLGGSDEREWSYIRKDGSRFPVLLSITALRDAQGEITGFLGIGNDITDRKAAEQALRQSEAQFRELAAQEELFNQLSRQIRHSLELDTILETAVNEIYHRLHLDTCIFAWYRPEMEPVSWEGVKEAKNSDFPSWVGFFPDEAFAAFTEKILRQEIVRVDDVKTLNDDPALQQVLLGTGAASVLGLPLQTQFGRIGLISCNRIQEAKPWTNADVALLCAIANQMAIAINQAELYAEAGHSARLAQDKALQLEQTLQELQETQTQLIQAEKMSSLGQMVAGIAHEFNNPVNFIHGNLQHANNYIQDLLDLVELYQQQYPEPTPEIESFVEKIELEFTAKDLPKMLSSMNIGTQRIRELVLSLRNFSRLDEADMKAADLHEGIDNTLLILNNRLKKEVEVIKHYGNLPFIECYPAQLNQVFMNILNNAIDALLGQKEQSEKQIVISTQVIANNQISVRIRDNGSGIYQPIIEKIFDPFFTTKEVGKGTGLGLSISYQIIEKHGGKIFVSSQFGEGTEFAISLPIKQSILSAKSATAQSN